Genomic segment of Mesotoga infera:
GCAAGGGTCGTATATCGTTCTCACAACGTGATTTTTCTCGCGGATCTCCTTGTCGTTGTTCACCGAGAGATTGACCATAACTTTAATGACTTCTCTAGGGGTGAAATGTTCCCCGGGGTTTTCGTTGAGCGCTTCGTTGAATCTGCGGATGAGGTCCTCAAATACATAGCCCATTGTAAGATTGTCAACTTTGTCGGGATGAAGATCTAGATTGCTGTCGTTGAATCTTTGCATGACAAGATACAAAAGACCAGATTGATCGAGCTTTTCAATAGTCCTGAAAAAGTCGAATTTCTCCATTATTTCCCGAACGTTTGGACTGAAGGAGTTTATGTAGGCAGTCAGATTATCTCTCAGATTTTGAGCGTCATCCAGAAGGGTTCTAAATGTGTAGCGAGATGTATTATAAAAAGCATAGCCCGAAGCCTTTCTCAGCTGGGGATCTCGATTTTCTATCCCTTTCTCGCTTAGCTTCTTTGACGTCTCGAGAACATCTTTCTTTGTGCCTTCAAGAACAGAATCCAAGCGCTTAAGCGTGGTGAATGGAAGAATGACATCCTGATACTTCCCTCGCTTGAAGACATC
This window contains:
- a CDS encoding SAM-dependent DNA methyltransferase, whose amino-acid sequence is MTNFNEISNFIWSIADLIRDVFKRGKYQDVILPFTTLKRLDSVLEGTKKDVLETSKKLSEKGIENRDPQLRKASGYAFYNTSRYTFRTLLDDAQNLRDNLTAYINSFSPNVREIMEKFDFFRTIEKLDQSGLLYLVMQRFNDSNLDLHPDKVDNLTMGYVFEDLIRRFNEALNENPGEHFTPREVIKVMVNLSVNNDKEIREKNHVVRTIYDPCCGSGGMLSIAKERIMEINAETEVYLYGQEVNPETYALCKSDMLIKSVDGRDAENIRDESTLSKDKFPNDRFDIILANPPYGKD